A genomic segment from Takifugu rubripes chromosome 20, fTakRub1.2, whole genome shotgun sequence encodes:
- the elovl1b gene encoding elongation of very long chain fatty acids protein 1b, with amino-acid sequence MANLLRGVQEMGSHAVDIYDYLLAGIDPRLKGYPLMQSPIPMTSILLCYLFFVLYLGPRIMANRKPFKLQEAMIVYNFALVALSIFIVYEFLMSGWVTTYTWRCDAVDTSDSPEALRMVQVAWLFWFSKIIELIDTIFFVLRKKHGQITFLHIFHHSFMPWTWWWGVSYAPGGMGSFHAMVNSTVHIIMYFYYGLSAAGPRFQKFLWWKKYMTAIQLVQFVLVSLHATQYYFMDSCDYQFPMVIHLVWVYGTFFFVLFSNFWIQAYVKGKRLPKQDVKKCQNGTSVYTNGKHHKNGNGIHNGTANGSTPHENGSSHVSKMKKA; translated from the exons ATGGCAAACTTACTGCGAGGTGTCCAGGAGATGGGCTCACACGCTGTGGATATATACGACTACCTCTTGGCAGGAATTG ATCCACGGCTGAAGGGGTATCCTCTCATGCAGAGTCCGATCCCGATGACTTCAATATTGCTCTGCTACCTGTTCTTTGTACTGTACCTGGGGCCTCGAATAATGGCCAACCGCAAGCCCTTCAAATTACAAGAAGCCATGATAGTGTACAACTTTGCCCTCGTGGCCTTGTCGATATTCATCGTCTATGAA TTCCTGATGTCCGGTTGGGTCACGACATACACATGGAGATGCGATGCAGTCGATACATCCGACAGTCCTGAAGCACTACGA ATGGTCCAAGTGGCCTGGCTGTTCTGGTTCTCCAAGATTATCGAGCTCATAGACACA ATTTTCTTTGTGCTGAGGAAGAAACACGGCCAGATAACTTTTCTCCACATCTTCCACCACTCCTTCATGCCCTGGACTTGGTGGTGGGGAGTTTCCTACGCTCCTG GTGGAATGGGGTCTTTCCACGCCATGGTGAACTCTACCGTCCACATCATCATGTATTTCTACTACGGCCTCTCTGCCGCAGGCCCTCGCTTCCAGAAGTTTTTGTGGTGGAAAAAATACATGACTGCTATTCAGCTG GTCCAATTTGTCCTGGTATCACTCCACGCTACTCAGTATTACTTCATGGACAGCTGTGACTACCAGTTCCCCATGGTAATCCACCTTGTCTGGGTGTACGGAACCTTCTTCTTTGTGCTCTTCTCCAACTTCTGGATCCAGGCGTACGTGAAGGGTAAGCGGCTGCCCAAGCAGGACGTTAAAAAGTGTCAGAACGGCACGTCCGTCTACACCAACGGGAAGCACCACAAGAATGGCAACGGCATCCACAACGGCACCGCCAACGGCTCCACTCCGCACGAGAATGGCAGCTCCCACGTGTCCAAGATGAAGAAGGCCTAA
- the mknk1 gene encoding MAP kinase-interacting serine/threonine-protein kinase 1 isoform X2, with product MVMTEFQAFQHPVQGSSLAVGQVGKSYRGAQENGGQTVSEDRTRLSEDPKGTTGFEKSQPVNIPDAVKKKKKKRIRASDSSTGTFEDLYKLTDEVLGQGAYAKVQGCINLQNRQEYAVKIIEKSAGHSRSRVFREVETLYQCQGNRNILELIEFFEDSSCFYLVFEKLCGGSILTHIQNRKHFDELEASRVVRDIAQALHFLHTKGIAHRDLKLENILCENTDQVSPVKICDFDLGSGVKLSSACTPITTPELTTPCGSAEYMAPEVVEVFTDEASFYDKRCDLWSLGVILYILLSGSPPFIGHCGSDCGWDRGETCRTCQSQLFESIQQGKYEFPDKDWAHITGGAKDLISKLLVRDATLRLSAAQVLKHPWVQGNAPERGLPTPHVLQRNSSTKDLTQFAAEAIAFNRQLSQHDEQQGDAGAIVCTMRLSPPSNSRLARRRALSNARRIGEFAPSPDDLRA from the exons ATGGTGATGACGGAATTCCAAGCCTTCCAGCACCCTGTCCAG GGTAGCTCCCTGGCTGTGGGCCAAGTGGGGAAAAGCTACAGAGGAGCTCAGGAGAATGGGGGACAGACAGTTTCAGAGGACAGAACACGTCTTTCTGAGGACCCGAAAGGTACCACAG GATTTGAGAAAAGTCAGCCGGTGAACATCCCAGAtgctgtaaaaaagaaaaagaagaaaagaatcaGGGCCAGTGACAGCTCAACTGGGACATTTGAGG aTCTCTACAAACTGACAGATGAAGTGCTTGGACAGGGGGCATATGCAAAAGTTCAGGGATGTATAAATCTGCAAAACAGACAGGAATATGCTGTAAAG atCATCGAAAAGAGCGCAGGACACAGTCGCAGCAGAGTCTTTCGTGAAGTGGAGACTCTCTACCAGTGCCAGGGAAATAG GAACATTTTGGAATTGATTGAGTTCTTTGAAGACAGCTCCTGCTTTTATTTGGTGTTTGAAAAGCTCTGTGGGG GGTCCATTCTCACACATATCCAGAACCGGAAGCACTTTGATGAGCTGGAGGCCAGTAGGGTTGTCAGGGACATTGCTCAAGCGCTCCATTTCCTGCACACGAAGG GGATTGCTCACCGAGATCTTAAACTGGAGAACATCCTTTGTGAAAACACCGATCAG GTGTCCCCTGTTAAGATCTGTGATTTTGACCTGGGAAGTGGAGTGAAGCTCAGCAGCGCCTGCACCCCCATAACCACTCCAGAACTCACCACACCA TGTGGCTCAGCTGAATACATGGCTCCAGAGGTTGTGGAGGTCTTCACTGATGAAGCCTCGTTCTATGACAAGCGATGTGATCTTTGGAGCCTGGGGGTCATCCTCTACATCCTGCTGAGTGGCAGCCCCCCTTTCATAGGCCACTGTGGGAGTGACTGTGGCTGGGACCGTGGAGAAACTTGCAGAACCTGCCAG AGTCAATTGTTTGAGAGTATCCAGCAAGGGAAGTATGAGTTTCCAGACAAGGACTGGGCTCACATCACAGGGGGGGCCAAAGATCTCATCTCCAAGCTGCTGGTTCGAGATGCGACGCTGCGCCTCAGCGCTGCACAAGTCCTCAAGCATCCTTGGGTGCAGGGG aatgCCCCAGAGAGAGGTCTTCCAACTCCTCATGTCCTACAAAG GAACAGCAGCACCAAAGACCTGACTCAGTTTGCAGCCGAGGCCATCGCCTTTAACCGGCAGCTGTCCCAGCACGACGAGCAGCAGGGCGACGCGGGGGCCATCGTCTGCACCATGAGACTCTCTCCTCCGTCCAACTCCAGACTTGCCCGCCGACGGGCACTGTCCAACGCTCGGCGCATCGGGGAATTTGCACCCTCACCAGATGACCTCAGAGCCTGA
- the mob3c gene encoding MOB kinase activator 3C: protein MALCLGQVFSKDKTFRPRKRFEPGTQRFELYKKAQASLKSGLDLRKVVQLPEGENISDWIAVHVVDFFNRINLIYGTMSEFCTERTCPIMSGGLRYEYRWQDGDEYKKPTKLSALKYMNLLMDWIESLINNEDIFPTRVGVPFPKNFQQVCKKILSRLFRVFVHVYIHHFDSICSMGAEAHINTCYKHYYFFISEFNLIDHSELEPLKEMTQKICN, encoded by the exons ATGGCACTGTGTCTCGGACAAGTCTTCAGCAAAGACAAAACGTTCAGGCCGAGGAAGCGTTTCGAACCAGGCACCCAGCGCTTTGAACTGTACAAGAAAGCCCAGGCTTCGCTCAAGTCTGGCCTGGACCTGAGGAAAGTGGTTCAGCTCCCAGAGGGAGAGAACATCAGTGACTGGATTGCTGTCCACGTGGTGGATTTCTTTAACAGGATCAACTTGATCTACGGCACGATGAGCGAGTTCTGCACCGAGCGCACCTGTCCCATCATGTCGGGGGGGCTGAGGTACGAGTACAGGTGGCAAGATGGGGACGAGTACAAGAAACCCACCAAGCTCTCTGCCTTGAAGTACATGAACCTGCTGATGGACTGGATCGAGTCGCTCATCAATAATGAGGACATCTTCCCCACCAGAGTAG GGGTACCTTTTCCCAAGAACTTCCAGCAGGTGTGTAAGAAGATCCTGAGTCGCCTCTTCAGGGTGTTTGTGCACGTTTACATCCATCACTTTGACAGCATCTGCAGCATGGGAGCAGAGGCCCACATCAACACTTGCTACAAGCACTACTACTTCTTCATTTCGGAATTCAACCTCATTGATCACTCCGAACTGGAGCCCCTG AAAGAGATGACACAGAAGATATGCAATTAA
- the mknk1 gene encoding MAP kinase-interacting serine/threonine-protein kinase 1 isoform X1 — MVMTEFQAFQHPVQGSSLAVGQVGKSYRGAQENGGQTVSEDRTRLSEDPKGTTGFEKSQPVNIPDAVKKKKKKRIRASDSSTGTFEDLYKLTDEVLGQGAYAKVQGCINLQNRQEYAVKIIEKSAGHSRSRVFREVETLYQCQGNRNILELIEFFEDSSCFYLVFEKLCGGSILTHIQNRKHFDELEASRVVRDIAQALHFLHTKGWLMSQQLSQSKDNMFVFVVAMMICCSAGIAHRDLKLENILCENTDQVSPVKICDFDLGSGVKLSSACTPITTPELTTPCGSAEYMAPEVVEVFTDEASFYDKRCDLWSLGVILYILLSGSPPFIGHCGSDCGWDRGETCRTCQSQLFESIQQGKYEFPDKDWAHITGGAKDLISKLLVRDATLRLSAAQVLKHPWVQGNAPERGLPTPHVLQRNSSTKDLTQFAAEAIAFNRQLSQHDEQQGDAGAIVCTMRLSPPSNSRLARRRALSNARRIGEFAPSPDDLRA, encoded by the exons ATGGTGATGACGGAATTCCAAGCCTTCCAGCACCCTGTCCAG GGTAGCTCCCTGGCTGTGGGCCAAGTGGGGAAAAGCTACAGAGGAGCTCAGGAGAATGGGGGACAGACAGTTTCAGAGGACAGAACACGTCTTTCTGAGGACCCGAAAGGTACCACAG GATTTGAGAAAAGTCAGCCGGTGAACATCCCAGAtgctgtaaaaaagaaaaagaagaaaagaatcaGGGCCAGTGACAGCTCAACTGGGACATTTGAGG aTCTCTACAAACTGACAGATGAAGTGCTTGGACAGGGGGCATATGCAAAAGTTCAGGGATGTATAAATCTGCAAAACAGACAGGAATATGCTGTAAAG atCATCGAAAAGAGCGCAGGACACAGTCGCAGCAGAGTCTTTCGTGAAGTGGAGACTCTCTACCAGTGCCAGGGAAATAG GAACATTTTGGAATTGATTGAGTTCTTTGAAGACAGCTCCTGCTTTTATTTGGTGTTTGAAAAGCTCTGTGGGG GGTCCATTCTCACACATATCCAGAACCGGAAGCACTTTGATGAGCTGGAGGCCAGTAGGGTTGTCAGGGACATTGCTCAAGCGCTCCATTTCCTGCACACGAAGGGTTGGTTGATGTCCCAACAGCTGTCACAGTCCAAAGataacatgtttgtttttgtcgtGGCAATGATGATCTGCTGTTCTGCAGGGATTGCTCACCGAGATCTTAAACTGGAGAACATCCTTTGTGAAAACACCGATCAG GTGTCCCCTGTTAAGATCTGTGATTTTGACCTGGGAAGTGGAGTGAAGCTCAGCAGCGCCTGCACCCCCATAACCACTCCAGAACTCACCACACCA TGTGGCTCAGCTGAATACATGGCTCCAGAGGTTGTGGAGGTCTTCACTGATGAAGCCTCGTTCTATGACAAGCGATGTGATCTTTGGAGCCTGGGGGTCATCCTCTACATCCTGCTGAGTGGCAGCCCCCCTTTCATAGGCCACTGTGGGAGTGACTGTGGCTGGGACCGTGGAGAAACTTGCAGAACCTGCCAG AGTCAATTGTTTGAGAGTATCCAGCAAGGGAAGTATGAGTTTCCAGACAAGGACTGGGCTCACATCACAGGGGGGGCCAAAGATCTCATCTCCAAGCTGCTGGTTCGAGATGCGACGCTGCGCCTCAGCGCTGCACAAGTCCTCAAGCATCCTTGGGTGCAGGGG aatgCCCCAGAGAGAGGTCTTCCAACTCCTCATGTCCTACAAAG GAACAGCAGCACCAAAGACCTGACTCAGTTTGCAGCCGAGGCCATCGCCTTTAACCGGCAGCTGTCCCAGCACGACGAGCAGCAGGGCGACGCGGGGGCCATCGTCTGCACCATGAGACTCTCTCCTCCGTCCAACTCCAGACTTGCCCGCCGACGGGCACTGTCCAACGCTCGGCGCATCGGGGAATTTGCACCCTCACCAGATGACCTCAGAGCCTGA
- the LOC115247350 gene encoding transmembrane protein 275-like, protein MGKPERTTTPSGFPMTPAPPSFHQNLPSPSLCCACGLCIMLAGINVTLVGALAFGTLVPAGNVTIVIGPLLLLIAAAFFVACCVVSRRPRAHAANGAKGGEKWGLMQIGTVAFEMETSEHTLQDSTAVQLSPTNSPSSSHRSNSSQGSGAPA, encoded by the coding sequence ATGGGGAaacctgaacgcaccaccaCACCGTCTGGCTTCCCCATGACCCCCGCGCCGCCCTCCTTCCACCAGAACCTGCCCTCGCCCTCGCTCTGTTGTGCCTGCGGCCTGTGCATCATGCTGGCGGGCATCAACGTCACCCTGGTGGGAGCGCTGGCCTTCGGCACTTTAGTTCCCGCTGGGAACGTCACCATCGTCATCGGCCCCCTCCTCTTACTGATAGCGGCGGCCTTCTTCGTGGCCTGCTGCGTGGTCAGCAGGAGACCCCGGGCCCACGCAGCTAATGGGGCTAAGGGAGGTGAGAAATGGGGGCTGATGCAGATCGGGACTGTGGCCTTTGAGATGGAGACCAGCGAGCACACCTTGCAGGACAGCACGGCCGTCCAGCTCAGTCCCACCAACTCCCCCTCATCCTCTCACAGGTCCAACTCCAGCCAGGGAAGTGGTGCTCCAGCCTGA